Genomic DNA from Octopus bimaculoides isolate UCB-OBI-ISO-001 chromosome 3, ASM119413v2, whole genome shotgun sequence:
aaattaaaaatattcactttacacttttgttttgtgttttattggtTTTAGAGCTACTTGTCCACCTAATTGCAAGTAGAAGAATTGATGACTTAGCTGGCAGTATTGTGGGTACATTGCAGACTCAATTATCTAAATGTGTTCATGACAGTTTAGCATTGCACGAAAGTACTGATCAAAGTGACACTGCACAGTTGGTTGTTTTCATCAGAGGAATTGATGTCAATTTTAATATCATTGAAGAAATGTTGGACGTGTGTCATATGAAGAGTACATCCGGCAGGGATATAACTGAGCATGTTAATTTACCATTAGAAAAGTTCAATgttgatagaaataaaattaattcaattaCAACTGATGGTGCTCCTGCATTAACTGGTAAAAATATCGGGTTTATTACTTTATTCAAAGAAATGGTTGATAATGATTTACTTAGCTATAATTGCTTCATTCATCAACAGCAATTATGTgctcaaaaattaaatatgaaacagTTGATGACAGATATTGTGAACGTTGTTAATTTTATCAGATCTCGAGGCTTGAATCATCGTACATTCTAAGCATACTTGATAGAAGTTGGCAGTGAGTATGAGGACGTTATTTATTTCTCAAAAGTCAGATGGCTCAGTGAAGCAGTAACTTTGAATAGATTTCAATTATTGTTGCCTGAAATAAAACAGTTCatgcaaaacagaaaataaaatttagattttttaGCAAATGAAGAAGAGTTGAATGATATGTCTTTCTTAACAGATATCACTGAAATTTTAGCTGAACTTGATTTGCATTTACAAGGAAAAGACCAGTTATGTTGTTCAATGTTTGAGCGAATAACAAGTTTTACTAAGAAATTAGAACTTTTCATAATGCAATTGAAGGTTGGAGAAATTGTACATTTTCAGAATTTATCTAAAAGACATGAAGAATTTCCTGTGAACTTTGAAAAATACACTAAATTATGTGAGACTTTGTCAGGAGATTTTACAACCAAAATTTCTGACTTCAGAAAGATAGAAACTGAACTAAAATTGTTGAGTGctccattttcatttatttatgtggaAGCACCAGTTAAATACCAACTAGAACTCATTGAGCTTCAAAGTAGCGAATCTTTGAAAACTTATCATAGAGAATATTCCCTTTTTGTCTTTTACAAGAAATTGCATTCTTTCAATGAATTTGATCAATTTGCCAATTTAGGCACAAAACTATTGTGCATGTGAGGTAGTACATACTGCTGTGAACAATTCCTTTCGTGTATGAAAAACGGTCAAAACTGTTGAAAGAAATAGGCTGAGTGATTGCCATTTGACTAACATTCTTAGAGTAAAGAATAGTACCATAAAAGCAGATATTGGGAATGTCATAGAAGGAAAGCAATGCCAAAAATTACACTGATTTTATTTTgtgtaaatgtaatttcatttttactgTCAATAGCACATTATTTGGTAGTTAGATTtgttattaaaaattttattcactATATTTTGAACTTTTTAAAAGTTTGTATCTAATTACTTTTGTGGCCCGGTAAATATACTTAGATTTATAATTTGACTCACTAGGAAAAAAGCTTGGACATCCCTCGGTTATACcagttttacatattaaacattcTCGGGAGCTGGTACGTAAGTATCAATGACTTGTAGGGATGTGGTATTTCGTTATGTaaccattatataatataaagtatattaaacgtctttataagtcaatactatgTTCTACTATGTTAGCAGTACGCTTTACATCACTCGTTAAGGTTTTCTCTAGagttattctatagaaattatcgCCAGCCCTGACTTTTCTTACGATgtttcgtatccgagacgtcAGTCTTGCAACATTAGCTGAACAGGTTTTTACATTTAGTAAATACTTTCCAAATGGCATCTGcacattagcttttttttttcttttttactaaatAGGGTGTTATAAAACTAATAGAAAGGTCTTCTGCGGCCACGTGTTATGGTCTTAAAAATTCTAAATGGAAGTTACAGGTTTGTAGAAGAGAATCTACGCAGCCGtgtgtacaactatatatatagcaGTGTTTTCTACATATGTAAAGATTGTATACAATTGTGTAAGTGTATGAAACGTTGTGCACATCTGACATCTGTGTTTACAATATACGCGTTTAAAATACAAACCATGAAATGCATTCAATATGCAAAACATAattctccaacacacacacacgcacacgcacatatacatatatatatatatatatatatatatatatatatatatatatatatatataNNNNNNNNNNNNNNNNNNNNNNNNNNNNNNNNNNNNNNNNNNNNNNNNNNNNNNNNNNNNNNNNNNNNNNNNNNNNNNNNNNNNNNNNNNNNNNNNNNNNNNNNNNNNNNNNNNNNNNNNNNNNNNNNNNNNNNNNNNNNNNNNNNNNNNNNNNNNNNNNNNNNNNNNNNNNNNNNNNNNNNNNNNNNNNNNNNNNNNNNNNNNNNNNNNNNNNNNNNNNNNNNNNNNNNNNNNNNNNNNNNNNNNNNNNNNNNNNNNNNNNNNNNNNNNNNNNNNNNNNNNNNNNNNNNNNNNNNNNNNNNNNNNNNNNNNNNNNNNNNNNNNNNNNNNNNNNNNNNNNNNNNNNNNNNNNNNNNNNNNNNNNNNNNNNNNNNNNNNNNNNNNNNNNNNNNNNNNNNNNNNNNNNNNNNNNNNNNNNNNNNNNNNNNNNNNNNNNNNNNNNNNNNNNNNNNNNNNNNNNNNNNNNNNNNNNNNNNNNNNNNNNNNNNNNNNNNNNNNNNNNNNNNNNNNNNNNNNNNNNNNNNNNNNNNNNNNNNNNNNNNNNNNNNNNNNNNNNNNAAAACAtcttataaacaaacacaaataaaactaaaaatttacAGAAGCCAAACTTCCCTCCCTACCCCGACTCCCACCCGCTGCTAAAACTCCAAATGCTTCCAGTAAGTTTTAGTTCACAGATGTCGAACTTCAAACAAAGAATGCCGAGTATATTTAGGTGCAATTGCAGCAGTGTGTGAGGAGTCCGCCATGATGTGTCGACTGGTCATTCATACGGAGTTgtgatcaaaaaataaaaataaaatgtgggaaaagaaaggaaagaatcaagggaagaaaaagtggaagagaacgAAGCGAAGACAGTAAAGAAGAGAGTAAAGAGAAATGTTTCGCCCTTTGTTGTGTGTTTCATAGCGTTTCCCCGAGTGTTCATGTTGAGAGCCTTATGGGATCATGTGGCAGAAGAAAGCAGTGTGCCAAGTGTAAAATAGTGACAGAGAAGAGTCGACCTTAAAATCTCACTTCTTCCCGTGAGATCAgacaaaggaaaatattaaatgagACGCAAAagctgtttcttttctctctgtgtctttgtCCGACTGTCTGTCTGTGCTTTAACTAGtagtctttcttcctctctccttcaaatctttcattttctttcttctctctatctattttcctcccctcctcctccagaTTATCCCTCCTGCAATGTCTAAGGAGTGTTTTACTAATTGAGAGTGCAAAGCAAACAGTGTAGTCGCTTCGTAATTTTCATTCAGTCCTTTCACTAAGGTGAACTGTGTGGAAAATATCACGCTTCcctctctatctccatctctctcacgGCCTCGAAGTAAGCCACTCTTTACCTCCACTgttattttcatctctctctctccttctttttctctcattctccttctctttcttcatctcagCAAATATTTAACCTCTCTTTCTCgaacacattttctttctttctgtcttttcccACCCACCCGTCATTTCGCCCACTCCACCTTCActcttcttttccctctctctctctatccctctttgAAAATTCTAACTTTACCGCATACTTAAAATAGTCTCTGTTGATCAACTGTTCATTTTATTATCGTTTGTTCCTTTTTTCctacctctctctttttatatctatttatccatcctgTTGTGTCTGTTcctgtgtacaaacacacacatatacattaatatctatctatctagctagctgtctgcctgtctgtctgcctgtctgtctgcctgtctgtctgcctgtctgtctgcctgtctgtctgcctgtctgtttctaatctctctctccccccccctctttctctctctctctctctctctctcacacacagtctGTTTTTTATCTGTCATTTTGTTTCtccgtttctctgtttctctatctgcctgtctgtctatctatctatctatctatctatctatctatctatctatctgtctgtctatctatctatctatctatctatctatctatctatctatctatctaatctatctatctatctatctatctatctatctatctatctatctctttatctatctgtttctctgtctatctatcagtctgtctgtcagtctgtttgtctgtttgtctgtccatttgtctctcaatctctcctgtgtgtctgtctctccccccctctctctctctatctttctccataTATCTGgtttttctttcctattctttctcacatttctctatttctctcttcctttcttttcccaaCTATTTACTTATCTATGAATCCCACACTCATAATTCTATCCGATTTCTTTCCTCATTCACTTCAGCTTTCTtctcatctttcttctttcttcctttcttcctttccttctattTGACCGTCTATCCGTCTATTTATCTTCTCACCCACGTCCGCCCTTTTCTTTATCTTACACTTTCTAACATCAAAGGATAATTTTCCAGGCATAGAACTTGATTTTCCAGTACTCTTCCATATTTAGAGCAAAACGTACTGGTTCTTTTTCAGTTGGCGAGTTCCTTTTATCTTTCAATAGCGACTGGATAACTTTGATATCGCTATTTAATCTACATCACCCCACTGATTTCTACTTTTTAGTCTTGTTCAACGCTTTACTTGCCTTTCAGAACATTATTGCTAtgcttaattaatattattaaactcATAGGCTAATTGCATTAACAGTTATTATAAGATAATTCTGAGTTGTCTTTACGGATTaagttaaatttaattttcttaacgAGTAAATAACTaacgtaaaaaatattttatttatgaaatacagtTTTAATGTATGGGACTGGATGTTAAAAAGCACCGGTGAGGGAACATGAAGTCTTCAGATTCTATTAGATTCCAGTAGATATTTCAGAAATACGTTACTCGCGACCCGTCATTTTTCAAATAACCATTTAATTTTatcaggaaaagaaaataaacttaaaTTCTGGCAGCGACTCAtagaaatgctaaaaaaaaaaaaaagcagaaaaacaaataaacactgtTTTGATCAACTGTTTCCTACATTACAGCTTGGTCCCTTCTCTTTCGTTATTTCTCTTCGTGTCTTTTTATCCATCTTGTTGTgcctgtttccttttctttccatgAGCTTCTTGCGCAAAGGTCCTATGTGACTGAATTATATGAGATTTTACTGTAagtgaatattcttttataataattttgttcaaatattaatatctttaattgatttattacatAGTCACTAGCATTAGGAATTGAAATTATATGACATTCATTTctttgtacttatttttcaagGGAATTAGTAACGAAAGAGATGTGAAATAGCGACAATCAGTATTCGAAATACCTTTTTTTAATCTTCCTCACCGATACTTTACCACTACTCAACAATGTTGGTGAcccttataaataataatttagaaatcGTAATAACGAATatgtggttacacacacacacacacacacacacacacacacacacacacacacacacacacacacacacaNNNNNNNNNNNNNNNNNNNNNNNNNNNNNNNNNNNNNNNNNNNNNNNNNNNNNNNNNNNNNNNNNNNNNNNNNNNNNNNNNNNNNNNNNNNNNNNNNNNNNNNNNNNNNNNNNNNNNNNNNNNNNNNNNNNNNNNNNNNNNNNNNNNNNNNNNNNNNNNNNNNNNNNNNNNNNNNNNNNNNNNNNNNNNNNNNNNNNNNNNNNNNNNNNNNNNNNNNNNNNNNNNNNNNNNNNNNNNNNNNNNNNNNNNNNNNNNNNNNNNNNNNNNNNNNNNNNNNNNNNNNNNNNNNNNNNNNNNNNNNNNNNNNNNNNNNNNNNNNNNNNNNNNNNNNNNNNNNNNNNNNNNNNNNNNNNNNNNNNNNNNNNNNNNNNNNNNNNNNNNNNNNNNNNNNNNNNNNNNNNNNNNNNNNNNNNNNNNNNNNNNNNNNgtgtgtgtgtgtccacgccaacgcttaacaaccgatgctggtgtgtttatgtttctgaaacttagcggttcggcaaaagagacccatagaataatgcttacaaagaataagtcttggggtcgagttatttgactaaaacccgttaaagcggtgctccagcatggccacagtcaaatgactgaaacaagtaaaagattacacACATACgggcacgcatatatatgaaaaattccGATAAATACGGGTTAATATCATTAGTTTTTACGTACGTATCACCATCGTGGCTGTTTGGAACCTCTGCATTGGATGTTCCAAGAGCAATTGCAATCTTCACCATAACAGATCATCAGGGAACACGTCATTGCATTAAGTTACTGAGAACTGTTTTCTGTAACAGCGCAAAAAGTGTCCCTCGATGATACATTGTGGTTAAGCATCCCGTTGGTATCTtttctgttttgaaattttaaaattaagtgaaagtgTTTAAATTTGGTATAGTAATGTAATTTTTCACGCTGGACCTcatgttccagaaaaattttagaaaagtgtTACAGAGGTTTACAGCTTGATTATTTTTATCCAATCAGAAAACAAGATCTggaagaagttttgaagttttaataaatttaaatggaTGAAGTCATGTGAAATGTTGGAGCaggcaatataaaaaaaaaccttcaatttttcttttaggGAGGAATTATACAAGAACAAACTATCTGTTAAATCAGAACCCCTCCCCCCACATTAAAAAAAAGCTGCACGTTATACTACTGTAGTTCAGTTCATATAAATAATTGATAGCAGAAATTCAAAGACGAAAGTTTGAAATCCActgggttagagttaaggttttTGTGTTAGAATTACTCACAAGATAcactatataagtgtgtgtagatacacacacacacaaacagacacacacatatatatatatacatgtatataaaagcatataaatgtgtacgtgtgtaagaaAAGATATGTgacctagtagttagggtgttcaGTTCAAGACCATAatatcatgggttcaattcctgaaccaatcgatatattgtgtccttgagcaagacactccatttcacgttcCTCCACTTTActgaaaatgagtatcagttcGAATGCTGGTGCAGTCCCCTTTTTCTCTAGCTCTAACATCCTGGATGTGCCACCGGGTCAAAGTGTGGGAGAGTCGAGAGTGTATCTATGTCTGCTCGCGCCTAAAAATATTAGCGCATGCACGGTGCATGCTACCAAGCCGTACTTGTGCAATAGTCAGTAtaatggttggttggttggttggctggttggttggttggctggttggttggttggctggttgattTCTTAGTCACTTCTCATATCGTATAGAGAGTAAAAGAAGggatacagaaagaaaaagagcgagagagtTAACATTAGAGGTGCAGCATGAGTGCACATAATTCTGGTGGCAAGCGATGAGTAAAgcaccgccacacacacacacacgcacacacacacacacacacacacacacacacacgctcatatagtGTGGAGAAGGAGCAAATGGCAGAGTGGTTATGGAAggagttatacaaatgagaaatttgtttggtttaatatattcttttatctttttattatttgtttcagttattggactgcggctatgctggggcatcgtcttgaagaattttagtcccgcgaatcgatcccagtacatatttttcttaaggcctggtacttattctattgaattttttttgcccaactgctaagttacacacacattcttttgaaaattagtattcatttcattttgtataaACCCTCAGAAGTCTGATAGAAGTTAAATTATGACCATTGTATGTTATACCATATTACCTGGTGTTGGCAAAACTATTTCCAAACTTACTCGCCATATCATAGGGAACGCTATATATTTCTCATTAGTggtaggaagagagaaaaaaaagatattaagtgataattctattttaatatctaaagaaataataaaacatacacgtatac
This window encodes:
- the LOC106872346 gene encoding general transcription factor II-I repeat domain-containing protein 2-like; its protein translation is MSITPNNSVSLAPTNTNNDRNNNSSKNDIINTNNNSSDRNNSFAGVTKLQEQISLEGKPAYFSEAEKLVNRGDRKTKLAIPSDLIEISKRTIVHRCVSLMATKIFNAPHIQIEKCLKGIWTDIDFLTRGRQYSSVFCGKLLVHLIASRRIDDLAGSIVGTLQTQLSKCVHDSLALHESTDQSDTAQLVVFIRGIDVNFNIIEEMLDVCHMKSTSGRDITEHVNLPLEKFNVDRNKINSITTDGAPALTGKNIGFITLFKEMVDNDLLSYNCFIHQQQLCAQKLNMKQLMTDIVNVVNFIRSRGLNHRTF
- the LOC106872347 gene encoding general transcription factor II-I repeat domain-containing protein 2, with translation MSFLTDITEILAELDLHLQGKDQLCCSMFERITSFTKKLELFIMQLKVGEIVHFQNLSKRHEEFPVNFEKYTKLCETLSGDFTTKISDFRKIETELKLLSAPFSFIYVEAPVKYQLELIELQSSESLKTYHREYSLFVFYKKLHSFNEFDQFANLGTKLLCM